One genomic segment of Mastomys coucha isolate ucsf_1 unplaced genomic scaffold, UCSF_Mcou_1 pScaffold22, whole genome shotgun sequence includes these proteins:
- the Mob1b gene encoding MOB kinase activator 1B has product MSFLFGSRSSKTFKPKKNIPEGSHQYELLKHAEATLGSGNLRMAVMLPEGEDLNEWVAVNTVDFFNQINMLYGTITDFCTEESCPVMSAGPKYEYHWADGTNIKKPIKCSAPKYIDYLMTWVQDQLDDETLFPSKIGVPFPKNFMSVAKTILKRLFRVYAHIYHQHFDPVIQLQEEAHLNTSFKHFIFFVQEFNLIDRRELAPLQELIEKLTSKDR; this is encoded by the exons TGGTAGTCGCTCTTCTAAAACTTTTAAACCAAAGAAGAACATACCAGAGGGGTCTCACCAGTATGAACTCTTAAAACACGCAGAAGCCACACTGGGCAGTGGCAACCTGCGGATGGCTGTCATGCTTCCTGAGGGGGAGGATCTGAATGAGTGGGTTGCAGTTAACA CTGTGGATTTTTTCAATCAAATCAATATGCTTTATGGAACCATCACAGACTTCTGTACAGAGGAGAGCTGTCCGGTGATGTCAGCTGGACCAAA ATATGAATATCACTGGGCAGATGGAACAAACATTAAAAAGCCCATTAAGTGTTCTGCACCAAAGTATATTGATTACCTGATGACTTGGGTTCAGGACCAGCTGGATGATGAGACATTATTTCCATCAAAAATTG GTGTTCCATTCCCGAAGAATTTCATGTCAGTGGCAAAAACAATACTCAAACGACTCTTTAGAGTTTATGCTCATATTTATCACCAACATTTTGACCCTGTGATCCAGCTTCAGGAGGAAGCACATCTCAATACATCTTTCAAGCACTTTATTTTTTTCGTTCAG GAGTTCAACCTTATTGACAGACGAGAGTTGGCACCACTGCAAGAGCTGATTGAAAAACTCACCTCGAAGGACAGATAA